Below is a genomic region from Isosphaeraceae bacterium EP7.
CGGGCCCGTCGGCGATGGGGTCGGAATAGGGGATGCCCACCTCGACCATGTGTGCCCCATGCTTGACCATGGCGGTGATCAGGGCGGCCGTCGTGGCCAGGTCGGGGTCGCCCGCGGTGATGAACGGCATCAGGGCCTTTCGGCCCTCGCCCTTGAGGCGGGAGAATAGCGCGTCGATCCGGTTCATCTCGGTCTCTTTGTCATGCGTCAGAGGCCAGCGGCGGGACGGGGGAGTCGGCTTGGCGGGGGCTCAGATCGCCTCGCCGCGGAGGCGGGCCACCTCGAATGCATCCTTGTCCCCGCGCCCGGACAGACAGACGATCAACACCTTGCCGGCCCCCAGATTCGGGGCCTCCTTGATGGCCTGGGCCACGGCGTGGCTCGATTCCAGGGCGGGCAGGATCCCCTCAAGGCGGGCGAGCGTCTGATAGGCGTCCATCGCCTCGGCGTCGGTCACGCTCTCGTAACGGACTCGGCCCGCGTCTTTCCAGTAGCTGTGCTCGGGTCCCACGCCGGGATAATCCAGGCCCGCCGAGATCGAGTGCACCACGTCGGTCTGGCCGTCGTCGTCCTGGAGCACATAGCTGAAGCTGCCGTGCAGCACGCCGGGCCGCCCCTGCGTCAGGCTCGACGCGTGATCGCCGGTCAGAGGGCCCCGACCACCGGCCTCGGCCCCGACCATCGCGACGGTCTTATCCTCGACGAACGGGTAGAACATCCCGGCCGCGTTGGAACCCCCGCCCACGCAGGCGACCAGCATGTCGGGCAGGTTGCCCGTCTTCTCAAGGCACTGGCGGCGGGTCTCACGCCCGATGATGGCCTGAAAGTCGCGGACGATCATTGGGAACGGGTGGGGGCCCACCACGCTGCCGATGGTGTAGTGGGTCTGCCTGGAGGTCGCCATCCAGTCCCGCATCGCCTCGTTGGTCGCGTCCCGCAAGGTGCGCGAGCCCGACGTGACGGGCACAACCGTCGCGCCCATCGTCTTCATGTTGAAGACGTTGAGCTTCTGGCGGCGGATGTCCTCCTCGCCCATGTAGACCGTGCATTCCAGGCCGGTCAGGGCGCAGGCGGTCGCCGTGGCCACGCCGTGTTGCCCGGCGCCGGTCTCGGCGATCACGCGGGTCTTGCCCATCCGCTTGGCTAGCAAGACCTGACCGAGGGCATTGTTGATCTTGTGGGCGCCGGTATGGTTCAGGTCTTCCCGCTTCAGGTAAATCGACGCCCCTCCCGCCAGCTTCGTCAGCCTTGAGGCCAGATAGAGTGGGGAAGGGCGGCCGACGTAGTCGGTCAGAAGCAACGAGAGCTCGGCCTGGAACTCCGGATCCGCCTTCGACTTCTCGTAAGCGGCGGCCACCTGATGGAGGGCGTCCATCAGGGTCTCGGGCACGAACCGGCCACCGTATGCGCCGAACCGACCGAGCGCGTCGGGGAGTTGAACCTTGACCGATTCGGCGGCGTCGGCTGCAGACATGGAGGGCTCGCTCTCTGAGATCATCGTGCGGGGACTGGGCCGTTATTGTCGGCCGTCGAGGAGGCCAGGGTCAAGGGGCGATCGGCCGCCACCGAGCATCTTGGAATCGACGGTCGGGTGCCCGATACTGGCGCCGAGACCCATCCCCGATTCGAATCGCGGAGGACCGGCAATGCGAAGCGTCCTGGCCATCCTGTCCCTACTGACACTCGCCGCCCCGGCCGTGTTCGCCCACGACCCGGTGCCGCTTGCGATCGGTTCGAAGGCCCCCGACTTCCGCCTCCCGGGCGTCGACGACAAGGACCACGCCCTGGCAGACTACGCCTCAGCCAAGGTCCTGGTCGTCTATTTCACCTGCAACCACTGCCCGACCGCCCAGGCCTATCAGACGCGAATCGCCAAGCTGCACGATGACTACAAAGCCAGAGGGGTGGCCGTCGTCGCCATCTCGCCGAACGACCCCAAGGCCCTCACCCTCGATGAGCTCGCCTATTCCGACCTGGGCGACACGTTCGAAGAGATGAAGATCCGCGCCCGGGACGCTCACTTCTCCTATCCTTACCTCTACGACGGCGAAACCCAGGAAACCGCCAAGGCTTACGGCGTCCTCGCCACGCCCCACGTCTTCATCTTCGATGAAGGCCGGACGCTCCGCTATCAAGGCCGGTTCGACGACGGCGAGTTCAAGGCTCCCACCACGCACGAGGCGATCGACGCCGTGGAGGCGCTGCTCGCAGGGAAGCCGGTCAAGGTGGCCACCACCCGCGTGCCGGGCTGCTCGACCAAGTGGTCTGACAAGCGGGCCAACGTTGCCAAGGTAAACGCCCGCTGGGATGCCGAACCTGTTGAACTTGGGCAAATCGACGAGGTTTCCGTCGCCGAACTCGTCAAGAACGACACCCAGAAGTACCGGCTCATCAACCTCTGGGCGACCTGGTGCGGCCCCTGCGTCGAGGAGCTTGACGATCTGGTCTCGATGAACCGGATGTATCGCGGCCCCAAGTTCGAGATGATCACGATCAGCCTGGACGAGCCCGAGAAGCGTGACGAGGCGCTCGGGGTCCTCCGCGAACATCACGCGTCGACCAGGAACTTCCTGATCCATGCGGAGAACCGCGACAAGTTCGCCGATGCCCTGGATAAAGACTGGCCGGGTCCGGTTCCTTACACCATGCTCGTCGCGCCCGGCGGCCGGGTGGTCTACCGCAAGTCGGGCGCCTTCGACTCTTTGGAGCTGAAGCGGGCGATCGTCAAGGCGTTGGGCCGGACTTACTGAGCCGGCCCGGGGTCAGTCCTGCTCCATCGACGAGAGCGCCGATTCCTCGATCTCGTTGGTATAGAAGTCGAAGAAGTGCTGGCCCGCGAAGTAGTCGGTCATCGCCCGCCGGAGCGCCTTCTGCTGCTCCAGGAAGTGCGAGTACTGCGAGATCAGCTTGCGCCTCTGCTCGGGCTCGAGCTGGGCGATGTCGTGATAGGCACGCTCGCCATTGCCGCGGTCTCGCAGGCTCCAGAGCCGCTTGACCTTCGCGCCGGTCTCGTCGTCCTCATACATCAGCATCCGGGCGAACTGACGAGCCTTCATCTTCTTGGCGAAGGAGATCAGCTCGAAGTCGGACTCGTATCCCCCCTGGCGATCGATCCAGGTGACGATCTGGCTCGTGTTGAGCCTCGGACCGACCTCCTCGCAGAGTTCCTTCAGGCTCATCACGATCTCTGCGGGTCCCATCGGCATGGCATTCCCCTTCGCATGCAGGTCCAGGGCGCAACCTCGGCCGGTCGCCCATGTCTCGCCCGATTGCCGAAGTTTAGCCAACGAAATGGCCTCTGTCGATGGACCTCCGTTCAGAAGGCCAGAATTCCACCCCTGGCAACCCTTTCACGTGATACAACCGTTCTTTTTCAGCAGCCGGATCTCGCCCTGACCTTGCCCTACCGAGTACAACGGAATGGGATCGATGATCGAATAGGATGCGGGGAGCGGCGGCCATGCGGCGACTCGGACTTCAGCAGAAGTGGTTCGCGATCGGCTTCTGCTTCCTGTTTCTGGTTGAGGGCCCTTCGATCGCCGCCGACGTCAAGAACCCTCCGCTCGACACGGCCGCGGTCGAGCGTGGCCGCGATGCGCTGCTCAACCACGGCTATCTCAAATCGGCCTGGGGCGATGACGCCTATCGCCGCGTCGGCAAGGTCGCCTGGGGCCCCGACGCCCCCGATCCCGACCGCGAGCCCGAGGCCTACGCCGCCGAGTTCGCCCGCCGTTATGGCCTGCACACCGCCCCCTATCCCAACGACGGCCTGCCGATGGGCCTTCGCAAAGGGAAGGGGCCCCAGGGGACCAAGCTGGGGATCCAGATCGACTGCATGGCCTGCCACGGCGGCTCGATCGGTGGCCAGACACTTCCCTATCTGGGGAATAGCACCCTCGACCTGAGGCGACTTTTTACCGACCTGACCCGTGCCGATGGCCGCGTGATGCCCCCCACGTTCTTCACCATCAACTCGTCGCGCGGGACCGTCAACGCCGGGATGTTCTCGGTGGTCCTCCTCTCCCTGCGCAACACCGACCTCACAAAGCGCATCTTCCCTGTCGTCACGGGCGCCTCGTTGCCCGAACTCGACACCCCCGCCTGGTGGCACCTCAAGCGCAAGGCGACCATGTATCAGGACGGCCGGACCGACGCCCGTTCCGTCCGGACCAACATGCAATTCATGCTCGGCGAGCTAACCGCCCAGGAATTCCGCGACCTGGAACCGACCTTCCGTGACATCCGAGACTATCTCCTCAGCCTGGAAGCCCCCAAATATCCGTTCCCGATTGACCAGTCCCGCGCCGCCCGGGGCTCGGCAATCTTCCAGGCCAGCTGCGTCAAGTGCCACGGCACTTACGGGCCCGACGGCAAGTACCCCAGCAAGATCGTCGCCCTCGACGTCGTCGGCACCGACCCCGCCCGCGCCAAAGGTCTTAGCGACCGCTTCGTCGCCCACTACAACGCGACCTGGTTCGGCGAAGACTACCCCGTCAACGAACTCGCCGAAGGCTACCAGGCCCCGCCCCTCGACGGCCTCTGGGCCACTGCCCCCTACCTGCACAATGGCTCGATCCCCAACATTGAGCTCCTCCTCAAATCCACCGACCGCCCCGCCAAATTCCGCCGCCCGCCTTCGACCGATTTCGTCCATTTCGACCAGCAACGCCTCGGCTGGAAGGCCGAACCCGCCCCGACAGCCGAGGCCAAGACCGTCGACGACCCGTTCCTCGTCGATACGTCGCGCTTCGGCATGGGCAATGGCGGTCATACCTTCGGCGATAAACTGACCGACGGCGAGAGGCAGGATCTCATCGAATATCTGAAGACGCTTTGATCGTGGGGCCCTTGGCAATCCGGTCCGACGACCCATCGTCCATTCGGACGCGGGCCAAGACTCACCTTACGAACGGCCATGGTCGCCGCCGCGATGATGGGCGTTACACTCGGGATACCGACTCATATCAAACGCGTCATCAAAGTCGAGGAAGATTTCGATGCATCAAATAAGGTAAGAGGCGTTGTTTCGATGAATGATGATACGAATAGCCCGGCCACTGATGCGGACCTAGCGGACCAGTGGGCTGCCGAACGCTGCCCCCTGATCGACGGCATCGTGTTCGGCGACGGGCGCGTCAAGCATGTGCTAGCGGCATGGAAGAAACAAGAGAACGGCAGGCTTGGGCTGGTTGTCGAGACGGGTGAATGGACGACACTGAAGGATTTCCGTCGGAAGGGCTCGTTAGACTGGACCGAGATCATGGAGCTCTGTACCACCGAGGACCCCGCCAGGGGCATTCGGATCCTGGGCGGTGCAGGCGGGCTAGGGGGGGACGGATTTGTGGCGGCCCTCCGTACCGATAGCGGAGAGATCAGCTGGATCGCATTCTTCACGGCCAGCAACCCGTTCGAGGTCGTTCAGATACGCGGGGACTTCGTGATGGCGAGGACCAACCTGGGGATGTGGTGGCGATTTCCGCTCGATGCCCCCGATCGAGTCACCCTCCAGTAGGGACACCACAGTTCGAGCCACGATCCGCCGCCCTGACTCTGGAAGCATTCGCAGCGACGACTTTGCTTGCGATCATGCTGATCATTCGATTGATCCGCCGCCTCTTACGTGACGATCGCGATCACGCAATTCGGCTGAGTCACAACGATGTTCCGACTCGATGCCCCTGGATTCCGGATGGGGCCGATTCGCCAGATTCGGTGCCATCCAATTGTGCGCACTGATTTCGGTTGAGACAGGGTGATTTCCCCCGGACTTGTCTCTGAGCGATCATCCGAGAAGCTTTCGATTCAGATATGAGGGCCGCCCCTGCGGGACGACCCTCAAGCGGGCTCATTACTCCTTAGCATCCTTCAACTGATCCACCTCAGGCTTGGTCGTCCGCTTCAGCTCTTCGGCCACCTCGCCCGCCTTGCGGAAGGCACGCAGGACGTTGCCGCCGTTGATCTTGAGGATGTCAGCCTCGGAATAGCCCCGCTTCAACAGCTCGTCAGTGAGCCTGGGGTAGCAGGAGACGTCTTCGAGGCCGACCGGCCAGCGGGTGATGCCGTCGAAGTCGGAGCCGATGCCGACGTGGTCGATGCCGGCAACCTTGACAAGGTGGTCGACGTGGTTGGCCACGTCCGAGATTGTCCCGCGCGGGGCGGGGTTGGCGTTGGACCAGTCTTCGACCGCCTTGTTGTAGGCCTTGGGGTCGTTGGGGAACTCGGCGCGGAACCGCTTGCGGGCTTCGGCCCCGGCTTTGGCGGCTCCGGGAACGATGAAGCCCGAGTAGAAGTTGACCATGATCACGCCGCCGTTGGCGGACATCTGCTTGAGGATGTCGTCGGGCACGTTGCGTGGGTGGGGCGCGATGGCGAAGGCGCTCGAATGGCTGGCGATGATCGGGGCCTTGCTCACTCGCAGGACGTCGGCCATGGTCGCGGGCGAGACGTGCGAGATGTCGACGAACATGCCCAGCCGGTTCATCTCGCGCACGACACGCTCGCCGAACGGAGTGAGCCCGTCGTGCAAGGGCTTGCCGGTGGCGGCGTCGGCCCAGTCGAGGGTGACGTTGTGGGTCAGCGTCATGTACCGGGCACCCTGTCGCGCAAACCCCCTGAGCTGCGCCAGATCGTCCTCGATGGCAACGCCCCCCTCAATGCCGATCAATGAGGCGATCTTGCCCGCCTTCACGATCCGCTCGACATCGTCGGCCGTCAGGGCCAGCTCCAGGTCATCGGGATAACGCTCGATCATCCGGTGCACGATGTCGATCTGCTGCGTGACGGTTCGCGCGGGGTTGGCGTGCTCGCTGGGGATGTACACCGACCAGAACTGCGCCTTCAGGCCCCCCTCGCGGGCCCGGGGAATGTCGGTCTGCCCCGAGTCGAGCCGCTTCGACAGGTCGAGCGTCTCGAAGGTGACATCCCCGTCGGCCCGCAGCCGCCAGGGGAGGTCATTGTGGCCGTCGAAGACCATGCCCGAGGCGTGGATCTTCTTCGCCCTGTCGGAGATCGGCGGCAGGTCGTCGGCCGCGAACAGGGACGGGGCGATCAGGCCGGTCAGAGCGACGACGATGGATGGGAGTCTGCGGGCGATCATCTCAGGTCCTCGGGTCGGCTCGGGGCGACAGGGGAGAGGCCCGTCGACTTGGACGTCAGGGCCTCATTGTGAACAAGACCCCGCGTCCGAACAACGTCCAGGTGGATGTCCCTCTCTGCCCACGCCTTGCCCCGCGAGTTGGAATCAGCGAGACCCATACTTGAGCATCCAGGCGGCATACGCGGATGCCCAGGGTAGGTAGATCAGGCCAAGCAAGGCGATCAGCGTGAGCACTCCCTTCCAGCCACGGGATCGGATCGCGTACCAGGCGATCGAAACCGGAAAAAAGACGGCCGTCAGGAACCCGAAATCGTAGCAAGGGGTGATTCGCCGACTCTGTGCGTCGGCGACCACCCAGAGTACCAGCGATAACGACAGCCCCAATTCCGTGAGTCGCAAGGCTTCCGCCGAAGGAGCCGTGCCTGCGATGACATGGAGAGTCTGGCTGACGGCGAACGCGACGGTGGCGGCGAGGAAGATTCCGAGCGGGCCTGGTCGTCTGATCATTTCTGCATCCGCCAAATCGAGGTAGTCAAGAGGACGAACGCATCGGTGCCGTCCGGGAGCCGTTACGGGGAAGGGAGGCGCGAGGAATTCGAGCTCGACACTCGATCTCCTCGCCCCATTCGATTCATGAGCGACGCGCTGGAATGGCCTCAATCGACGATCGTGTCCCGGGACGTCCCCGATCAAAGTTGGCAGCCAAGCCCCGACGGCATTGCCGCATCGCGGGAGGGTCGGCTCACACGCCAGTCGTCCGATCATCTTGCCTCAGCGTTATTCAACGTTCGGGGTTCCGACCCTGGATTGGAGTAGGAAGTTCGGGATCTCGTCGTTGGCATCCAGCACGATGTTCGCCGCAAGGACGTGTGTTTGCAACAACTGTTGCATGCGATCGAGAAGCCGCTCGCATTGCCCGAATGTCCCGGTTGTTCGATGTATGGCGGATCTGAACCGCTTCGCGCTCACCCGACGAATGAGAGCCCGGGGCCAGCGATGAGTTCGGCCACCCTGGCCGAACTCGACCCTGCCAGGCGGACCTGCCGTCCGGCCCCCGCGGCTTCGTGGCGAACTGGAATCCGACTCGAAAAGCCGGTTAGACTGAGTTCCCGACGCGCCGAGATTGCGCGCACTCCCAAGGACTATCACCCGGACGAGGGCCTTCGATGAGCACGAGCCGGATTGCCGCCACGCTGGCAGGAGCTTTGATCGCGATGAGTCAATCGCCGAACGCCGACGCGGGCCCGCCCGCCGATGCACCTTCGAAGTCCCTGGCGTACCCCAAGGCCGCCAAGGGGGGAACCGTCGAGGATTATCACGGGACGAAGATCGCCGATCCATTCCGCTGGCTGGAAGACCCCGACTCGGCCGAGACGCGCGCCTGGGTCGAGGCCGAGAACAAGGTGACGTTCGCGTTCCTGGAGTCGATCCCCGAGCGGGCGGCGATCAAGACACGGCTGACCAAGCTTTGGGATTATGAGAAGTACGGCGTCCCCAGCCTCGATGGAGGCCGCTACTTCTTCTCCAAGAATGACGGGCTGCAGAACCAAGGGGTGCTGTACTGGGCCGCCTCGCTCGATGATGCGCCCAAGGTCCTGCTCGACCCAAACACCCTGTCCGCGGACGGCACCGTCGCGCTCTCGGGCACGTCGGTGAGCGACGACGGCAAGCTCATCGCCTATGGGCTGGCCGCCGCGGGGTCGGACTGGGTTGACTGGAAGGTGCGGGACGTCGAGACCGGCAAGGATCTGGACGACCTGATCAAGTGGGTCAAGTTCTCGGGAGCCACCTGGACCAAGGACAACAAGGGGTTCTTCTACGGCCGGTTCCCCCAGCCCGAGCCGGGGGCCGACCTGAAGGGGGCCAACTACTTCCAGAAGCTCTATTACCACAAGGTGGGAACCCCTCAGTCGGCCGATGCCCTCGTCTGGGAAGACAAGGAGCACAAGGACTGGCGGGCCGATGCCACCGTCAGCGAGGACGGGACCTATCTCGTGCTGACGCTGGGCAAGGGGACCGACGACAAGTATCGGGTCCTCTACCGCAAGCTGGCCGAGACCGCCGCTGCGCCAGTGCACCTCGTCGGCGACTTCGACGCCGAGTACACGTTCCTCGATAACGAAGGCCCGGTCTTCTACTTCAAGACGAACAAGGACGCACCCAAGGGGAAGGTCGTCGCCATCGACACCCGCTCGCCCGAGCCGGCCAAGTGGACGACCCTGATCCCCGAGGTCGCCGAAACGTTGGACTCGGTCAGCCTGGTGGGCAATCGCTTCATCGCGTCGTACCTGAAGGACGCCCACACGCAGGTCCGCGTCTTCGGTCTCGACGGCAAGGCGATCGGCGAGGTGGAGTTTCCCGGTCTGGGGACGGCCGCGGGGTTTGGCGGGAAGCGGACGGACGAGGAAACCTTCTACGCCTACACCTCATACACCACGCCCACGACCATCTATCGCTACGACGTCGGGGCGGGCAAGAGCACCGTCTACAAGGCGCCCAAGCTGACCTTCGACCCGGCCGAGTACGTGACCACGCAGGCCTTCTACGCCAGCAAGGACGGCACCAAGGTGCCGATCTTCCTCAGTCACAAGAAGGGCCTGAAGAAGGACGGGCAGAACCCGACCCTGCTGTACGGATACGGCGGATTCAACATCAGCCTGACCCCCTCGTTCTCGCCGTCGAACCTGGCCTGGATGGAGCTGGGCGGCCTGCTGGCAATTCCCAACCTTCGTGGAGGCGGCGAGTACGGCGAAGACTGGCACCAGGGGGGGACCAAGCTCAACAAGCAGAACGTCTTCGACGACTTCATCGCCGCCGCCGAATACCTGATCGCCGAAAAGTACACCAGCACCCCAAAGCTGGCCATCAGCGGCGGATCGAACGGCGGACTGCTGGTCGGTGCCTGCATGACCCAGCGGCCCGACCTCTTCGGCGCGGCCCTGCCGGCCGTCGGCGTGCTGGACATGCTCCGGTTCCACAAGTTCACCATCGGCTGGGCCTGGATCGACGACTACGGGTCGTCCGACGACGCCGGCCAGTTCAAGGCGATCCACGCCTATTCGCCGCTGCACAACCTCAAGCCCGGCACCGCCTATCCGCCGACCCTGGTGACCACCGCCGACCACGATGACCGGGTCGTCCCGGCGCACTCGTTCAAGTTCGCCGCGACTCTCCAGGAAGCGCATTCAGGCGACGCCCCCGTCCTGATCCGAATCGAGACCCGCGCCGGCCATGGCGCGGGTAAGCCGACCACCAAGCAGATCGAGGAAGCCGCGGACAAGATCGCCTTCCTCGTGAAGGTGCTCGGCGTCTCCCCACACTAAAGGCACGCCCGGGGCCGCCCCTCGCCGAAGTTCCTGCGAGCGGCGGCCCTCGATGTGCAGGTTGAATCACCCGGACCCGAGGGCAA
It encodes:
- a CDS encoding c-type cytochrome gives rise to the protein MRRLGLQQKWFAIGFCFLFLVEGPSIAADVKNPPLDTAAVERGRDALLNHGYLKSAWGDDAYRRVGKVAWGPDAPDPDREPEAYAAEFARRYGLHTAPYPNDGLPMGLRKGKGPQGTKLGIQIDCMACHGGSIGGQTLPYLGNSTLDLRRLFTDLTRADGRVMPPTFFTINSSRGTVNAGMFSVVLLSLRNTDLTKRIFPVVTGASLPELDTPAWWHLKRKATMYQDGRTDARSVRTNMQFMLGELTAQEFRDLEPTFRDIRDYLLSLEAPKYPFPIDQSRAARGSAIFQASCVKCHGTYGPDGKYPSKIVALDVVGTDPARAKGLSDRFVAHYNATWFGEDYPVNELAEGYQAPPLDGLWATAPYLHNGSIPNIELLLKSTDRPAKFRRPPSTDFVHFDQQRLGWKAEPAPTAEAKTVDDPFLVDTSRFGMGNGGHTFGDKLTDGERQDLIEYLKTL
- a CDS encoding dipeptidase, coding for MIARRLPSIVVALTGLIAPSLFAADDLPPISDRAKKIHASGMVFDGHNDLPWRLRADGDVTFETLDLSKRLDSGQTDIPRAREGGLKAQFWSVYIPSEHANPARTVTQQIDIVHRMIERYPDDLELALTADDVERIVKAGKIASLIGIEGGVAIEDDLAQLRGFARQGARYMTLTHNVTLDWADAATGKPLHDGLTPFGERVVREMNRLGMFVDISHVSPATMADVLRVSKAPIIASHSSAFAIAPHPRNVPDDILKQMSANGGVIMVNFYSGFIVPGAAKAGAEARKRFRAEFPNDPKAYNKAVEDWSNANPAPRGTISDVANHVDHLVKVAGIDHVGIGSDFDGITRWPVGLEDVSCYPRLTDELLKRGYSEADILKINGGNVLRAFRKAGEVAEELKRTTKPEVDQLKDAKE
- a CDS encoding redoxin domain-containing protein, whose product is MRSVLAILSLLTLAAPAVFAHDPVPLAIGSKAPDFRLPGVDDKDHALADYASAKVLVVYFTCNHCPTAQAYQTRIAKLHDDYKARGVAVVAISPNDPKALTLDELAYSDLGDTFEEMKIRARDAHFSYPYLYDGETQETAKAYGVLATPHVFIFDEGRTLRYQGRFDDGEFKAPTTHEAIDAVEALLAGKPVKVATTRVPGCSTKWSDKRANVAKVNARWDAEPVELGQIDEVSVAELVKNDTQKYRLINLWATWCGPCVEELDDLVSMNRMYRGPKFEMITISLDEPEKRDEALGVLREHHASTRNFLIHAENRDKFADALDKDWPGPVPYTMLVAPGGRVVYRKSGAFDSLELKRAIVKALGRTY
- the trpB gene encoding tryptophan synthase subunit beta; this translates as MSAADAAESVKVQLPDALGRFGAYGGRFVPETLMDALHQVAAAYEKSKADPEFQAELSLLLTDYVGRPSPLYLASRLTKLAGGASIYLKREDLNHTGAHKINNALGQVLLAKRMGKTRVIAETGAGQHGVATATACALTGLECTVYMGEEDIRRQKLNVFNMKTMGATVVPVTSGSRTLRDATNEAMRDWMATSRQTHYTIGSVVGPHPFPMIVRDFQAIIGRETRRQCLEKTGNLPDMLVACVGGGSNAAGMFYPFVEDKTVAMVGAEAGGRGPLTGDHASSLTQGRPGVLHGSFSYVLQDDDGQTDVVHSISAGLDYPGVGPEHSYWKDAGRVRYESVTDAEAMDAYQTLARLEGILPALESSHAVAQAIKEAPNLGAGKVLIVCLSGRGDKDAFEVARLRGEAI
- a CDS encoding prolyl oligopeptidase family serine peptidase, with protein sequence MSQSPNADAGPPADAPSKSLAYPKAAKGGTVEDYHGTKIADPFRWLEDPDSAETRAWVEAENKVTFAFLESIPERAAIKTRLTKLWDYEKYGVPSLDGGRYFFSKNDGLQNQGVLYWAASLDDAPKVLLDPNTLSADGTVALSGTSVSDDGKLIAYGLAAAGSDWVDWKVRDVETGKDLDDLIKWVKFSGATWTKDNKGFFYGRFPQPEPGADLKGANYFQKLYYHKVGTPQSADALVWEDKEHKDWRADATVSEDGTYLVLTLGKGTDDKYRVLYRKLAETAAAPVHLVGDFDAEYTFLDNEGPVFYFKTNKDAPKGKVVAIDTRSPEPAKWTTLIPEVAETLDSVSLVGNRFIASYLKDAHTQVRVFGLDGKAIGEVEFPGLGTAAGFGGKRTDEETFYAYTSYTTPTTIYRYDVGAGKSTVYKAPKLTFDPAEYVTTQAFYASKDGTKVPIFLSHKKGLKKDGQNPTLLYGYGGFNISLTPSFSPSNLAWMELGGLLAIPNLRGGGEYGEDWHQGGTKLNKQNVFDDFIAAAEYLIAEKYTSTPKLAISGGSNGGLLVGACMTQRPDLFGAALPAVGVLDMLRFHKFTIGWAWIDDYGSSDDAGQFKAIHAYSPLHNLKPGTAYPPTLVTTADHDDRVVPAHSFKFAATLQEAHSGDAPVLIRIETRAGHGAGKPTTKQIEEAADKIAFLVKVLGVSPH